In Leishmania infantum JPCM5 genome chromosome 33, a genomic segment contains:
- a CDS encoding delta-12 fatty acid desaturase: MKSVLKAGLKKDVDVRVPSAELTIKQIQDQIPAKYFERSAVWGMYYVFRDICQLLVVHCIMYLAVMPALAGLESRMYEAAGATWVSWALVSAVKLAAWNVFWFVQGLNGTALWVLAHECGHQAFSPYRSLNNAVGLLLHSSVLVPYHSWRITHGNHHKHTNHLTKDTVFVPRKESKVIDLLEETPLVMVTNMLIMFIFGWPGYLLFNVASQDYGRRANHFEPSSPLFRKEDAHDIVLSDIGIFAALTVLGLCTYQYGAHNVFCWYVVPYMWVNFWLLYITYLQHTDIRIPHYNHEHWTFVRGAVAAVDRDYGFLMNNWLHHINDSHVVHHLFSQMPFYHAIQVTRHHIKAILGDNYVEDRRPLIDALCTSWKECAYVVPSEGVSVFYGFNKKRA; the protein is encoded by the coding sequence CCGTCGGCGGAGCTCACCATCAAGCAGATCCAGGACCAAATCCCCGCCAAGTACTTTGAGCGCTCGGCGGTGTGGGGCATGTACTACGTCTTCCGCGACATTTGTCAGCTGCTTGTGGTGCACTGCATCATGTACCTCGCGGTGATGCCAGCGCTGGCTGGTCTTGAAAGCCGTATGTACGAagccgctggcgccaccTGGGTAAGCTGGGCGCTCGTCAGCGCGGTGAAGCTGGCTGCGTGGAACGTGTTTTGGTTCGTGCAGGGCCTCAACGGCACTGCTCTATGGGTGCTCGCCCACGAGTGCGGTCACCAAGCCTTCAGCCCGTACCGTTCGCTGAACAACGCAGTtggccttctcctccactcATCCGTTCTCGTCCCATACCACAGCTGGCGCATCACCCACGGCAACcaccacaaacacacaaaccACCTCACCAAGGATACGGTGTTCGTGCCGCGCAAGGAGAGCAAGGTGATCGACCTCCTCGAGGAGACGCCGCTGGTGATGGTGACTAACATGCTGATCATGTTTATTTTCGGCTGGCCAGGGTACCTGTTGTTCAATGTGGCGAGTCAGGACTACGGTCGCCGAGCCAACCACTTCGAGCCTTCGTCGCCGCTCTTTCGCAAGGAGGACGCGCACGATATTGTGCTGTCCGACATCGGCATCTTCGCCGCACTCACCGTTTTGGGCCTCTGCACCTACCAGTACGGCGCCCACAACGTCTTTTGCTGGTACGTCGTGCCGTACATGTGGGTGAACTTCTGGCTGCTCTACATCACCTACCTCCAGCACACCGACATCCGCATCCCGCATTACAACCACGAGCACTGGACGTTtgtgcgcggcgccgttgcggcAGTGGACCGCGACTACGGCTTCCTCATGAACAACTGGCTGCACCACATCAACGACTCCCACGTCGTGCACCACCTCTTCAGCCAGATGCCCTTCTACCACGCAATTCAGGTGACGCGCCACCACATCAAAGCCATCCTCGGCGACAACTACGTGGAGGACAGGCGCCCGCTCATTGACGCACTCTGCACGAGCTGGAAGGAGTGCGCCTACGTCGTCCCGTCCGAAGGCGTCAGCGTCTTTTACGGCTTCAACAAGAAGCGCGCGTAA